A stretch of the Xiphias gladius isolate SHS-SW01 ecotype Sanya breed wild chromosome 21, ASM1685928v1, whole genome shotgun sequence genome encodes the following:
- the gpr25 gene encoding probable G-protein coupled receptor 25 yields MDTYTDYSLYEYYNYSENFGDGLVNINISLDCPSSHLHGFNIFLPIAYYLIFFTGFVGNVFVISVVGSKDKRGRRLVDTFIVNLALADLIFVLTLPLWAVSASHNGYWNFGWAGDLLCKLSSYIIAVNRFSNIFFLTCMSVDRYLAVVRQRDSKYLRSSRCIRATCAAVWLSSLVLAIPSLVYRGVDHSGDGLSCLENSESRFFLGLSLTMALLTFVFPVLIIVLCYGTIVTHLTKHCVAATNPRAEARRRHSLKMVLSIIVAFVVSWLPFNVFKTIIIGSQLSNVHLSCDTLSWQRNGLLISCCLAFLNSCMNPAIYFFLDHHFRRRAEILYTTCTGKPKSLKRHNSSASFTNVGTSESFATSGGRSQLQTFE; encoded by the coding sequence ATGGACACCTACACTGATTATTCACTTTATGAATACTACAATTACAGTGAGAACTTTGGAGATGGACTCGTCAATATTAATATCTCTCTGGATTGTCCCAGTTCACACCTTCATGGCTTCAACATCTTCCTTCCCATTGCGTATTACCTTATATTCTTCACAGGCTTTGTGGGAAACGTCTTTGTAATCTCAGTCGTGGGCAGCAAAGATAAGAGAGGCCGGCGACTGGTGGACACATTTATTGTCAACCTGGCCCTGGCCGACCTCATCTTTGTCCTCACGCTGCCACTGTGGGCCGTCTCTGCCAGCCACAATGGCTACTGGAACTTTGGGTGGGCTGGAGACCTGCTGTGCAAGCTGAGCAGCTACATAATTGCTGTGAACCGCTTCTccaacattttctttctgacCTGCATGAGTGTTGATCGCTACCTGGCCGtggtgagacagagagactcGAAGTACCTGAGGAGTAGCCGGTGCATTCGTGCCACATGTGCTGCAGTCTGGTTGAGCTCCCTGGTGCTTGCCATCCCATCTTTGGTGTACCGAGGAGTGGACCATTCTGGTGACGGACTGTCCTGTCTGGAAAATAGCGAGTCACGTTTTTTTCTTGGCCTCAGTCTGACCATGGCGTTACTCACCTTTGTCTTTCCAGTGTTGATCATTGTGCTCTGCTATGGCACCATTGTCACACATCTCACCAAGCACTGCGTTGCTGCTACAAATCCTCGAGCTGAAGCCCGCCGCAGACACTCCCTTAAGATGGTCCTTTCCATCATAGTGGCCTTTGTGGTGTCTTGGCTTCCCTTCAACGTTTTCAAAACCATCATAATTGGCTCACAGCTCTCGAACGTTCATCTGAGTTGTGATACTCTGTCATGGCAAAGAAATGGGCTCCTTATCTCATGCTGCCTTGCCTTCCTCAACAGCTGTATGAATCCGGCCATTTATTTCTTCCTGGACCATCACTTCAGACGACGGGCCGAGATTCTGTACACGACCTGCACAGGAAAGCCAAAGTCGCTAAAGCGTCACAACTCCTCAGCTTCTTTCACCAACGTCGGCACTTCAGAGAGCTTTGCAACAAGTGGTGGGAGATCTCAGCTTCAGACGTTTGAGTAG